In one Pseudoliparis swirei isolate HS2019 ecotype Mariana Trench chromosome 23, NWPU_hadal_v1, whole genome shotgun sequence genomic region, the following are encoded:
- the sh2b1 gene encoding LOW QUALITY PROTEIN: SH2B adapter protein 1 (The sequence of the model RefSeq protein was modified relative to this genomic sequence to represent the inferred CDS: inserted 4 bases in 2 codons), which translates to MNGSLLTPPSPRVASSSPLPPSPSPSLPSPSMLPLSPRPPPSAPPGEPXPPLSDTPTPSPSPCLSWTEFCELHARVAAGDFARHYRAFLLENPHYSPDSAAAFCRRFTDRFVRHFQSELEGALPPSCASAMDDMASWAPRSDAASLEEEAVSPLSASGGAALPRPPTDAARPPARLVLESRCGDRFQDAYAQGHIPPPSSSSSCCSSVGGNNGRREERGAAVAPGNGEAPVEEEEDSWLGAASVGEDAEPEEREADDPSYASESAPASPPGARGGGAPNAKNKLKKRFSLRSVGRSVRGSVRGILHWRSASSDAAQSALPSSYSYSVGAAPASSMPVSLSMPLSLPHSSSSSLPPSSSSSAASLSLSEAARDRRRSNGEGGEKEKWSLRLEKLRLSRSPPPTLTLTGPHSAATLPPSSAAAAAAGPPRKAGRLVRKXGVASPTSFAAGSHGFSGFSFGLLHHADNNSASSAGGALQPLACGGAAPWRGGRWHKCRLVLRERDREGGERGEEYYLEFFIPPKASKPRLSVPCCSMGDVRSTTALEVPDKENTFLLQLEGSVQYVIETRDAVQMRAWLSDIRNGICLSEQEGPEGPLGPLDLSGMPDMVDRLSQVCYGGIGGSSPLMDPLPPELPPRAPLDEPDGRVLGGGGVSTPFAETPDATGSFLFSEVTPAEAVEHPLSECQWFHGTLSRLKAAQLVLAGGPASHGVFLVRQSETRRGEYVLTFNFQGKAKHLRLSLNEDGQCRVQHLWFQSIFDMLEHFRVHPIPLESGGASDVTLISFVGATAVRQPDLTSRPRSPPAPPPPPLPPGRPPPPSPPQERGEEEEAGGGGGGATVMMPSPPTPPPGGGAGGVEGGGGGGDDWEDTPLRQLEAVEGDEREGARAPRAVDNQYSFF; encoded by the exons ATGAACGGCTCTCTGTTGACCCCGCCCAGCCCGCGGGTGGCTAGCTCCTCCCCtttacctccctccccctccccctcccttccgTCTCCCTCCATGCTGCCCctgtccccccgcccccccccctctgccccccctgGTGAGCC GCCCCCCCTGTCGGACACGCCCACGCCGTCCCCCTCGCCGTGCCTGAGCTGGACGGAGTTCTGCGAGCTCCACGCCCGCGTGGCGGCCGGCGACTTCGCGCGCCACTACCGGGCGTTCCTCCTGGAGAACCCGCACTACTCGCCGGACTCGGCCGCCGCCTTCTGCCGGCGCTTCACCGACCGCTTCGTCCGCCACTTCCAGAGCGAGCTGGAGGGGGCGCTCCCGCCGAGCTGCGCCTCCGCGATGGACGACATGGCGAGCTGGGCTCCCCGGTCGGACGCCGCCTCCCTGGAAGAGGAGGCGGTCTCGCCCCTGTCGGCGTCCGGCGGCGCCGCCCTCCCGCGCCCCCCGACCGACGCCGCGCGGCCGCCGGCTCGACTGGTGCTGGAGAGCCGCTGCGGGGACCGGTTCCAAGACGCCTACGCCCAGGGCCACATCCCGCCGCCGTCGTCCTCGTCGTCCTGCTGCTCCTCGGTGGGAGGGAACAACGGGCGCCGCGAGGAGAGGGGCGCCGCCGTCGCCCCCGGCAACGGAGAAGCccccgtggaggaggaggaggacagctgGTTGGGCGCGGCGTCCGTCGGGGAAGACGCGGAGCCGGAAGAGCGGGAGGCGGACGACCCCTCCTACGCCTCCGAGAGCGCGCCGGCCTCGCCGCCGGGCGCCAGAGGCGGCGGCGCGCCCAACGCCAAGAACAAGCTGAAGAAGCGCTTCTCTCTGCGCAGCGTGGGGCGCAGCGTGCGCGGCAGCGTGCGCGGCATCCTGCACTGGCGCAGCGCGTCCAGCGACGCGGCGCAGAGCGCGCTGCCCTCCAGCTACAGCTACAGCGTGGGCGCCGCGCCCGCCTCCTCCATGCCCGTGTCCCTGTCCATGCCGCTCTCCCtgccccactcctcctcctcctcgctgccgccctcctcctccagcagcgccGCCTCCCTGTCTCTGTCGGAGGCGGCGAGGGACCGGCGGCGGAGCAACGGCGAGGGCGGCGAGAAGGAGAAGTGGAGCCTCCGCCTGGAGAAGCTCAGGCTGTCGCGCTCGCCGCCGCCCACGCTCACGCTGACCGGCCCCCACTCCGCCGCCACGCTGCCGCCcagcagcgccgccgccgccgccgccggaccCCCGAGGAAGGCGGGCCGGCTGGTGAGGAA CGGCGTGGCGTCGCCCACCAGTTTCGCCGCCGGCAGCCACGGCTTCTCCGGCTTCTCCTTCGGCCTGCTGCACCACGCCGACAACAACTCGGCCTCCTCGGCGGGCGGCGCGCTGCAGCCGCTGGCCTGCGGGGGCGCCGCGCCCTGGAGAGGAGGCCGCTGGCACAAGTGTCGCCTGGTGCTCCGAGAGAGAGACCGGGAGGGGGGCGAGCGAGGGGAGGAGTACTACCTGGAGTTCTTCATCCCACCCAAA GCGTCGAAGCCCCGCCTCAGCGTGCCGTGCTGCTCCATGGGGGACGTGAGGAGCACCACGGCGCTGGAGGTCCCGGACAAGGAGAACACCTTCCTGCTGCAG CTGGAAGGGTCGGTGCAGTACGTGATCGAGACGCGTGACGCCGTTCAGATGAGAGCCTGGCTGAGCGACATCAGGAACGGCATCTGTCTCAG TGAGCAGGAGGGCCCTGAAGGGCCTCTGGGGCCTCTGGACCTCAGCGGGATGCCGGACATGGTGGACCGCCTCTCTCAAg tGTGTTACGGAGGCATcggaggctcctcccctctgatGGATCCTCTCCCACCAGAGCTGCCACCTCGAGCCCCTCTCGACGAACCAGACGGACGGGTTCTCGGCGGGGGCGGAGTCAGCACACCTTTCGCTGAGACGCCGGACGCAACAG GCTCCTTCCTGTTCTCGGAGGTGACCCCTGCGGAGGCCGTGGAGCACCCGCTCAGCGAGTGCCAGTGGTTCCACGGCACCCTGTCGCGCCTTAAAGCCGCGCAGCTGGTGTTGGCCGGCGGCCCGGCGAGCCACGGCGTGTTCCTGGTTCGCCAGAGCGAGACGCGGCGCGGCGAGTACGTCCTCACCTTCAACTTCCAGGGCAAGGCCAAG CATCTGCGTCTGTCCCTGAATGAGGACGGTCAGTGCCGTGTGCAGCACCTCTGGTTCCAGTCCATCTTCGACATGCTGGAGCACTTCCGGGTTCATCCCATCCCGCTGGAGTCCGGCGGCGCCTCCGACGTCACGCTCATCAGCTTCGTGGGCGCCACCGCCGTCCGCCAGCCAG ACTTGACCAGCAGACCCCGtagtcctcctgctcctccgccCCCCCCGCTGCCTCCGGGCCGCCCGCcgcccccgtctcctccccaggagcgaggagaggaggaggaggcgggagggggaggaggcggggccacggTGATGATGCCGTCGCCTCCGACGCCGCCaccgggaggaggagcaggaggcgtagaaggaggtggaggaggtggtgacgaCTGGGAGGACACTCCTCTACGCCAACTAGAAGCTGtggagggagacgagagggaaGGAGCGAGGGCGCCAAGAGCCGTCGACAACCAGTACTCCTTcttctga